A genomic region of Zea mays cultivar B73 chromosome 6, Zm-B73-REFERENCE-NAM-5.0, whole genome shotgun sequence contains the following coding sequences:
- the LOC100273472 gene encoding uncharacterized protein LOC100273472, protein MAVPRRWANLDINLVTEIMNRVPCAIDRARMAAVCQAWLAAVEQAEPPTFQLPSLLLPPADVTGVYCYLSGCREHNMLPLPAPRYFGSYDGGWFFLAYGQTRGHRLLNIRTGESRALPDVVDVVVHTAYEVLSMVVLAATLSSPPDHPECAAAGIVTYQPDLNGPHRRDFAFWGPGDDVAVCDVLPAAPVGPEWELEDVVYYQNSFHFLTQGGHILVCGGVYDDNGGIILVALLAALTCLQEGGCNDEQFVHARYLVVSGGELLMVVRLAAHHHAPTSSFKVFRMTTTPTNIIQAGHNGEVANEYTRTWNWIELGELGGRMLFVGRGCSRSYEVRDYPRFKEGIFFLDDRSFYDAEMMFGGVNERKYPCNDIGRWSPPEGPLPSHVELYFPERVPSYNSPPAWLFP, encoded by the coding sequence ATGGCTGTGCCTCGGCGGTGGGCGAACCTCGACATCAACTTGGTGACGGAGATCATGAACCGCGTCCCATGCGCAATCGACCGCGCGCGGATGGCCGCCGTTTGCCAGGCGTGGCTCGCGGCGGTCGAGCAGGCAGAGCCTCCGACATTTCAGCTCCCGTCGCTCCTCCTCCCGCCCGCGGACGTGACTGGCGTCTACTGCTACCTCAGCGGTTGCCGCGAACACAACATGTTGCCCTTGCCCGCGCCCCGCTACTTCGGCTCGTACGACGGCGGTTGGTTCTTCCTCGCCTACGGTCAGACTCGCGGGCACCGGCTGCTCAACATCCGCACCGGAGAGTCCCGCGCGCTACCCGACGTGGTCGACGTCGTGGTTCACACCGCTTACGAAGTCCTCAGCATGGTCGTCCTCGCCGCCACCCTCTCCTCCCCGCCTGATCACCCGGAATGCGCCGCCGCGGGCATCGTCACCTACCAGCCGGACCTCAACGGGCCGCACCGACGCGACTTCGCGTTCTGGGGCCCAGGGGATGATGTGGCTGTCTGCGACGTTTTGCCCGCCGCGCCTGTTGGGCCGGAGTGGGAACTGGAGGACGTCGTGTACTACCAGAACTCCTTCCATTTCCTAACCCAAGGTGGGCATATCCTCGTGTGCGGAGGGGTCTATGATGATAATGGTGGGATTATTCTGGTAGCGCTGTTGGCGGCGTTAACGTGCTTACAGGAAGGCGGGTGCAATGACGAACAGTTCGTCCACGCTCGCTACCTCGTGGTATCCGGCGGGGAACTGCTGATGGTCGTCAGGCTCGCTGCCCACCATCACGCGCCGACTTCTTCGTTCAAGGTTTTCCGGATGACGACGACGCCTACGAATATCATCCAGGCAGGCCATAACGGGGAGGTGGCTAATGAGTACACTAGGACCTGGAATTGGATCGAGCTGGGTGAATTGGGTGGCCGGATGCTGTTCGTGGGGCGAGGATGCTCCAGGTCCTACGAGGTGCGTGATTACCCGAGGTTCAAGGAAGGCATCTTCTTCTTGGATGATCGGAGCTTCTACGACGCCGAGATGATGTTCGGCGGAGTCAATGAGAGGAAGTACCCTTGCAACGACATCGGCAGGTGGTCGCCACCGGAAGGGCCGCTGCCTTCCCACGTCGAACTCTACTTCCCGGAGCGGGTTCCTTCGTACAACTCTCCTCCGGCTTGGCTTTTCCCTTGA